From Streptomyces fungicidicus, one genomic window encodes:
- a CDS encoding MMPL family transporter, whose protein sequence is MGAEKTGTRRRRAVPWVVVGLWVAALVLVGPLAGKFGEVQQNRAVDYLPGSADSTQVARVQDELPGGESTDLVLVYHRDGGLTAADRRTAAGQVAGIADGHELSREPRGIPSADGNTLMYPVSSTGPGQDEEARDAFVDGVREIAGGTGGLSVEVGGPGALATDMGKVFETIDGTLLLATLGVVTVLLVLIYRSPFLWLVPLAAAGVAAAVAMAAGYGLHELFDVTVTGQSGGIMTVLVLGAGTDYALLLVSRYREELRRHERPYDAMGAALRGCGPAILASSGTVAAGLLCLLAADLNSSSGMGPVGMIGVLSALLAMTTLLPAILVLLGRRVFWPLIPAFGSAPRARRSLFAAMGTSAARRPAAVLAGGGILLGALALGTLNLTGQLKQEDSFTDRPESISAMRTLAEAYPERSAQPLTVIAPTGRADAVLDEARATGGVAEAAAGRSGGGWTEISVFTTAAPETAGETRAIEALRDTLDEHGAYVGGLSAQQLDLADSESRDRSVIVPLVLAAVFVILVVLLRSLVAPLLLLAAVVAVWGAALGIGGLVFGPLFGFAGTDPGLGLLSFVFLVALGVDYGIFLMHRMREESLNGAAPQAAALTALRTTGGVIASAGVVLAATFAVLTTLPLVGLVELGFVIAVGVLLDTFLVRTYLVTTASVLLRRRMWWPGRLSRAPEAVRRERQPEPV, encoded by the coding sequence ATGGGGGCCGAGAAGACAGGTACGCGGCGACGGCGCGCCGTGCCCTGGGTGGTGGTCGGGCTGTGGGTCGCCGCCCTGGTGCTCGTCGGGCCGCTCGCGGGGAAGTTCGGCGAGGTGCAGCAGAACCGGGCCGTGGACTATCTGCCCGGCAGCGCCGACTCCACCCAGGTGGCGCGCGTCCAGGACGAGTTGCCCGGCGGCGAGTCCACCGACCTGGTGCTGGTCTACCACCGGGACGGCGGACTGACCGCCGCCGACCGGCGGACCGCCGCCGGGCAGGTCGCCGGGATCGCGGACGGCCACGAGCTGTCGCGCGAGCCGCGGGGCATCCCCTCCGCGGACGGCAACACCCTGATGTACCCGGTCTCCAGCACCGGGCCGGGGCAGGACGAGGAGGCCCGCGACGCGTTCGTCGACGGGGTCCGGGAGATCGCCGGGGGCACCGGCGGGCTGAGCGTCGAGGTCGGCGGGCCCGGCGCCCTCGCCACCGACATGGGCAAGGTGTTCGAGACCATCGACGGCACCCTGCTGCTCGCCACCCTCGGCGTCGTCACCGTGCTGCTCGTGCTGATCTACCGCAGCCCGTTCCTGTGGCTCGTCCCGCTCGCCGCGGCGGGCGTCGCCGCCGCCGTGGCGATGGCCGCCGGGTACGGGCTGCACGAACTGTTCGACGTCACCGTCACCGGCCAGAGCGGCGGCATCATGACCGTCCTGGTCCTCGGCGCCGGCACCGACTACGCGCTGCTGCTCGTCTCCCGCTACCGCGAGGAACTCCGCCGCCACGAACGCCCGTACGACGCCATGGGCGCCGCCCTGCGCGGCTGCGGGCCGGCGATCCTCGCCTCCTCCGGCACCGTCGCCGCCGGACTGCTGTGCCTGCTCGCCGCCGACCTCAACAGCAGCAGCGGCATGGGCCCGGTCGGCATGATCGGCGTGCTCTCCGCGCTCCTCGCCATGACGACCCTGCTGCCCGCGATCCTCGTCCTGCTCGGCCGCCGGGTGTTCTGGCCGCTGATCCCCGCCTTCGGCAGCGCGCCCAGGGCCCGCCGGTCGCTGTTCGCCGCCATGGGCACCTCGGCGGCGCGCCGCCCCGCCGCCGTCCTCGCGGGCGGCGGAATCCTGCTGGGCGCCCTCGCCCTGGGCACCCTCAACCTCACCGGGCAGCTCAAGCAGGAGGACTCCTTCACCGACCGGCCCGAGTCCATCTCCGCGATGCGGACCCTCGCCGAGGCGTACCCCGAGCGCAGCGCCCAGCCGCTCACCGTGATCGCGCCCACCGGCCGGGCGGACGCCGTGCTGGACGAGGCCCGCGCCACCGGCGGGGTCGCGGAGGCCGCCGCCGGACGCAGCGGCGGGGGCTGGACCGAGATCTCCGTGTTCACCACCGCCGCCCCCGAGACGGCCGGCGAGACCCGCGCCATCGAGGCGCTGCGGGACACCCTCGACGAGCACGGCGCCTACGTCGGCGGGCTCAGCGCCCAGCAGCTCGACCTCGCCGACAGCGAGTCCCGCGACCGCTCGGTCATCGTGCCGCTGGTGCTCGCCGCCGTCTTCGTGATCCTCGTGGTCCTGCTGCGCAGCCTCGTCGCACCGCTGCTGCTGCTCGCCGCGGTGGTCGCCGTCTGGGGCGCCGCCCTCGGCATCGGCGGCCTGGTCTTCGGCCCGCTGTTCGGCTTCGCCGGAACCGACCCCGGACTCGGACTGCTGTCCTTCGTCTTCCTGGTCGCCCTCGGCGTCGACTACGGCATCTTCCTCATGCACCGGATGCGCGAGGAGTCCCTGAACGGCGCCGCACCACAGGCGGCCGCCCTCACCGCGCTGCGCACCACGGGCGGCGTGATCGCCTCCGCCGGCGTGGTCCTCGCCGCGACCTTCGCCGTGCTCACCACGCTGCCGCTGGTGGGCCTCGTCGAACTCGGCTTCGTCATCGCGGTCGGCGTCCTCCTCGACACCTTCCTCGTCCGCACCTATCTGGTCACCACGGCGAGCGTCCTGCTGCGCCGCCGGATGTGGTGGCCCGGCAGGCTCTCCCGGGCCCCCGAGGCGGTCCGGCGCGAACGGCAGCCGGAACCCGTGTAG
- a CDS encoding SCO2521 family protein has product MTPGETQPPVVLACGEVRTCLLPALQALDSRAAAQLLGVRADERVLLSERPNLYGRSPDTLTGVDCPLPSANGARIRAVGTVAAHASLTEGRVLQSSAHFRAPAAGPDHRRPWGHYLVRPGTVEPFGKLPYEAVAQGLLTGGRPGELDVGLIADGLLTRVLRHPLLDQRPPLKSRPTRLRWVALPTERDEGPSIERFTVAEDELRTVRLRVPAGTPSGDIAGLCDDLALHDWLLTTVVRILDGIRLGAGDPPARPRHAGERPAVVTALRPAVDHLLHLWMPRARVAPGLAPLWDALEERPGFTRQWRTLVQRIRDQLALHAIPHREAEWCP; this is encoded by the coding sequence ATGACGCCGGGGGAGACGCAGCCGCCCGTCGTGCTCGCCTGCGGCGAGGTCCGCACCTGTCTGCTGCCCGCCCTGCAGGCCCTCGACAGCCGCGCCGCCGCCCAGCTCCTCGGAGTGCGCGCCGACGAGCGCGTGCTGCTCTCCGAACGCCCGAACCTCTACGGCCGTTCGCCCGACACCCTCACCGGCGTCGACTGCCCCCTGCCCAGCGCCAACGGCGCCAGGATCCGCGCCGTCGGCACCGTCGCCGCCCACGCCTCCCTCACCGAGGGACGCGTCCTGCAGAGCTCCGCCCACTTCCGGGCGCCCGCCGCCGGACCCGACCACCGGCGCCCCTGGGGCCACTACCTGGTACGTCCCGGAACCGTCGAGCCGTTCGGGAAACTGCCGTACGAGGCGGTCGCCCAGGGGCTGCTGACCGGCGGCCGGCCCGGCGAACTCGACGTCGGGCTGATCGCCGACGGACTGCTCACCCGGGTGCTGCGCCACCCCCTGCTCGACCAGCGACCGCCCCTGAAGTCCCGCCCCACCAGGCTGCGCTGGGTGGCCCTGCCCACCGAACGCGACGAGGGACCGTCGATCGAGCGGTTCACCGTCGCCGAGGACGAACTGCGCACGGTGCGGCTCCGCGTCCCCGCCGGCACCCCCAGCGGCGACATCGCCGGGCTCTGCGACGATCTCGCCCTGCACGACTGGCTGCTCACCACCGTCGTCCGCATCCTCGACGGCATCCGGCTGGGCGCCGGCGACCCGCCGGCCCGGCCGCGGCACGCGGGGGAGCGCCCCGCCGTCGTCACCGCCCTGCGGCCCGCCGTCGACCACCTGCTGCACCTGTGGATGCCACGGGCCCGGGTGGCGCCGGGACTGGCCCCGCTCTGGGACGCCCTGGAGGAACGCCCCGGCTTCACCCGGCAGTGGCGGACCCTGGTGCAGCGCATCCGGGACCAGCTCGCCCTGCACGCGATTCCCCACCGGGAGGCCGAGTGGTGTCCCTGA
- a CDS encoding SCO2522 family protein: MTDAVFRETAAEPRTQAVPLSHLSLELGHLYMEDFEAGPEHLRRHFARVRPWAEAARATAAAGAGGKRPRISTCFLIDDYFTRFAGPAEVVPLLLEEADRAGLVVDYLARESGCAVAGKVPVAEAVAGRIVEEPPPGSYGLRPPAARTGWLANGERGPGARAPQAMKKAVWQPPKETAARRHSVFLDVELWDDGPDGHRTWSCPFLAAVWQLARLGLLRNEGEAVLVPQPHTGGAFPEDWDELPPLVRLNPRADPFAAYRTCSVLPSRFLPVEHAVRVILDQIEVDPGALDQAAGRSARENADVPASVADRVSYVFYAGQ, encoded by the coding sequence GTGACGGACGCAGTGTTCCGCGAGACCGCCGCCGAGCCACGCACCCAGGCGGTCCCGCTGTCCCACCTCTCGCTGGAGCTCGGCCACCTCTACATGGAGGACTTCGAGGCCGGCCCGGAACATCTGCGCCGCCACTTCGCCCGGGTGCGCCCCTGGGCGGAGGCGGCACGCGCCACGGCTGCCGCGGGGGCCGGCGGCAAACGCCCGCGGATCAGCACCTGCTTCCTGATCGACGACTACTTCACCCGCTTCGCCGGACCCGCCGAAGTCGTCCCCCTGCTGCTGGAGGAGGCCGACCGGGCCGGGCTCGTCGTCGACTACCTGGCCCGCGAGTCCGGCTGCGCCGTCGCCGGCAAGGTGCCCGTCGCCGAAGCCGTGGCCGGACGGATCGTCGAGGAGCCGCCGCCCGGCAGCTACGGGCTGCGCCCGCCGGCCGCGCGGACCGGCTGGCTCGCCAACGGCGAGCGCGGCCCCGGCGCACGCGCCCCGCAGGCCATGAAGAAGGCCGTCTGGCAGCCGCCGAAGGAGACCGCCGCCCGCCGCCACTCCGTCTTCCTCGACGTCGAACTGTGGGACGACGGCCCGGACGGGCACCGCACCTGGTCGTGCCCCTTCCTCGCCGCGGTGTGGCAGCTCGCCCGCCTCGGACTGCTGCGCAACGAGGGCGAGGCCGTGCTCGTGCCCCAGCCGCACACCGGCGGCGCCTTCCCCGAGGACTGGGACGAACTGCCCCCGCTGGTCCGGCTCAACCCCCGGGCGGACCCGTTCGCCGCCTACCGGACCTGCTCGGTGCTGCCCAGCCGCTTCTTACCCGTCGAGCACGCCGTCCGGGTGATCCTCGACCAGATCGAGGTCGACCCCGGAGCGCTGGACCAGGCCGCCGGCCGCTCCGCCCGGGAGAACGCGGACGTCCCCGCCTCCGTGGCCGACCGCGTCTCCTACGTCTTCTACGCGGGGCAGTGA
- a CDS encoding SCO2523 family variant P-loop protein, giving the protein MLVFAASDKGGTGRSVTSANLAYQRALAGDHVAYVDFDFGSPTAAAVFDVPGAMRGTEENGLHSYLEGMVAEPARIDVWRQTEHPQLRARPNQAGRLVLLPGDAGGGEFATGEDALERCVDLLLRLNGEFDVIVVDLSAGRSYAVDMALAATAHPRMRYVPFRWLVFHRWTRQHVIAAAGLVHKDHGIIRGGVERGHDEEALQGAIRLVRAAVPDPDSPLWAQGSPAQAAWMQACDETLRRLAAEHRIGDSVVLGTVPLEPILQWREQLITEEDVLATQIANKETLEALEELARRLTDDDCWGRP; this is encoded by the coding sequence GTGCTCGTCTTCGCCGCCTCCGACAAAGGAGGCACCGGCCGCTCGGTGACCAGCGCCAACCTGGCCTACCAGCGCGCCCTGGCCGGCGACCACGTGGCCTACGTCGACTTCGACTTCGGCTCGCCCACGGCAGCAGCCGTCTTCGACGTGCCCGGCGCCATGCGCGGCACCGAGGAGAACGGCCTGCACTCCTACCTGGAGGGCATGGTCGCCGAGCCCGCCAGGATCGACGTCTGGCGGCAGACCGAGCACCCCCAGCTGCGCGCCCGCCCGAACCAGGCCGGCCGTCTGGTGCTGCTCCCCGGCGACGCCGGCGGCGGCGAGTTCGCCACCGGCGAGGACGCCCTCGAGCGCTGCGTCGACCTGCTGCTGCGGCTCAACGGCGAGTTCGACGTGATCGTCGTCGACCTCAGCGCCGGCCGCAGCTACGCCGTCGACATGGCCCTCGCCGCCACCGCCCACCCCCGGATGCGCTACGTCCCGTTCCGCTGGCTGGTGTTCCACCGCTGGACCCGGCAGCACGTGATCGCCGCCGCCGGACTCGTCCACAAGGACCACGGCATCATCCGGGGCGGCGTCGAACGCGGACACGACGAGGAGGCGCTGCAGGGCGCCATCCGCCTGGTCCGGGCCGCGGTGCCCGACCCGGACTCGCCGCTGTGGGCACAGGGCTCGCCCGCCCAGGCCGCCTGGATGCAGGCCTGCGACGAAACCCTGCGCCGGCTCGCCGCGGAACACCGCATCGGCGACAGCGTGGTCCTGGGCACGGTGCCCCTGGAGCCCATCCTGCAGTGGCGCGAACAGCTGATCACCGAAGAGGACGTGCTCGCCACCCAGATCGCCAACAAGGAGACGCTGGAGGCGCTGGAGGAGCTCGCGAGACGCCTGACCGACGACGACTGCTGGGGGCGGCCGTGA
- a CDS encoding SCO2524 family protein, which yields MQIKPRQHLLDIWRAVARHSFDDGKLVWEDTDGLSSVADAERLLCLLYPATEVPAFRLDQPDTTERDVLRSLERVGSRLEIPPNLITALSQFMRSHTGPDDSPTFAGGHYFRATDAQQKLTHEQYQLGVVDSYSMSVTLCLATLGFLKVYEPSTTRPEVRKALGELRDATNTRLTAAMISLLRSFTVNVFDAESEQGKRLIQVIGQERQSDRAVLQQFSRRFRPLRATIIESLSRGIQVDESIRDESQLFECGWAWGVVKDAPTITDLDIQVPGQPDGIADRLPYVYFTVIALDGIQDLFSDRTLTLGLLDADQQKLAEALRLRWELSQQYWSAIARFGSERWPLEDLPWQTTGLRLESEYFSLTVAAILVHDLVRRKATDDDLTRTVAIMERLADRGRVTSRMTRNDPAIELHNPGVTMPLAGSERSGGPLQWRMTDFSAQLLKRIIQLAELSRNIDAQDRLLRLGEQAFEHLWYRRIEDGDGAGLWDNARAVYPDTRVGRRLSWSITERVTECLVAARNLYEQQPIRSPELAQLARDLLSEATHLFGKEQMEASASADGSRGRAMRSIESRLDHARGLVDDRPATAFALALPVLQELDTLAQARGAAAQEV from the coding sequence ATGCAGATCAAGCCGCGGCAGCATCTGCTGGACATCTGGCGGGCCGTGGCCCGCCATTCGTTCGACGACGGGAAACTCGTCTGGGAGGACACCGACGGGCTGAGCAGCGTCGCCGACGCCGAGCGGCTGCTCTGTCTGCTGTACCCCGCCACCGAGGTCCCCGCGTTCCGGCTCGACCAGCCGGACACCACCGAACGGGACGTGCTGCGCTCCCTGGAGCGGGTCGGCAGCCGGCTGGAGATCCCGCCCAACCTGATCACCGCGCTCTCCCAGTTCATGCGCAGCCACACCGGGCCCGACGACAGCCCCACCTTCGCGGGCGGCCACTACTTCCGGGCGACCGACGCCCAGCAGAAGCTCACCCACGAGCAGTACCAGCTGGGCGTGGTCGACTCCTACTCCATGTCCGTCACGCTGTGCCTCGCCACCCTCGGATTCCTCAAGGTCTATGAGCCCAGCACCACCCGGCCCGAGGTGCGCAAGGCCCTCGGCGAGCTGCGGGACGCCACCAACACCCGGCTGACCGCGGCGATGATCAGCCTGCTGCGCTCCTTCACCGTCAACGTCTTCGACGCCGAGTCCGAACAGGGCAAGCGGCTCATCCAGGTGATCGGCCAGGAGAGACAGTCCGACCGGGCCGTGCTCCAGCAGTTCTCCCGCCGCTTCCGCCCGCTGCGCGCCACCATCATCGAGAGCCTCAGCCGCGGCATCCAGGTCGACGAGAGCATCCGGGACGAGAGCCAGCTCTTCGAGTGCGGCTGGGCCTGGGGCGTGGTCAAGGACGCGCCGACCATCACCGACCTGGACATCCAGGTCCCCGGCCAGCCCGACGGCATCGCCGACCGGCTGCCCTACGTGTACTTCACCGTGATCGCCCTGGACGGCATCCAGGACCTGTTCTCGGACCGGACCCTCACCCTGGGACTGCTCGACGCCGACCAGCAGAAGCTAGCCGAGGCGTTACGCCTGCGCTGGGAACTCAGCCAGCAGTACTGGTCGGCCATCGCCCGGTTCGGCAGCGAGCGCTGGCCCCTGGAGGACCTGCCCTGGCAGACCACCGGACTGCGACTGGAGTCCGAGTACTTCTCGCTGACCGTCGCGGCCATCCTCGTGCACGACCTGGTCCGCCGGAAGGCCACCGACGACGACCTCACCCGCACCGTCGCCATCATGGAGCGCCTCGCCGACCGCGGCCGCGTCACCAGCCGCATGACCAGGAACGACCCGGCGATCGAGCTGCACAACCCGGGCGTCACCATGCCGCTCGCCGGCTCCGAGCGGTCCGGCGGCCCGCTGCAGTGGCGGATGACCGACTTCTCCGCCCAGCTGCTCAAGCGGATCATCCAGCTCGCGGAACTCTCCCGGAACATCGACGCGCAGGACCGCCTGCTGCGCCTGGGCGAGCAGGCGTTCGAGCACCTGTGGTACCGGCGGATCGAGGACGGCGACGGGGCCGGCCTCTGGGACAACGCACGGGCCGTCTACCCGGACACCCGCGTCGGCCGGCGCCTGTCCTGGAGCATCACCGAACGCGTCACCGAGTGCCTGGTCGCCGCCCGCAACCTCTACGAACAACAGCCCATCCGCAGCCCCGAACTCGCCCAGTTGGCCCGCGACCTGCTCAGCGAGGCCACCCACCTGTTCGGCAAGGAGCAGATGGAGGCCTCCGCCTCCGCCGACGGCAGCAGGGGCCGGGCCATGCGGAGCATAGAAAGCCGGCTCGACCACGCCCGGGGCCTGGTAGACGACCGGCCCGCGACCGCGTTCGCCCTGGCCCTGCCGGTGCTCCAGGAGCTCGACACCCTGGCCCAGGCCCGGGGCGCCGCCGCCCAGGAGGTGTGA
- a CDS encoding SCO2525 family SAM-dependent methyltransferase — protein MMDRNADAPWSKFDPEVYVDLNYRTPLEVDLLIVGLMRDYFSRCFERGVPPSVRGVDVGAGANLYPALSMLPWCEKILLLEYATPNVEYLEKQASGGGYDMAWDAFWDVLREAPAYRDVEPRSRFGEIVRVERANLLDLDGQRRWDIGTMFFVADSMSECPDEFRRGVRCFMDVLNEGAPFAAAFMKESLGYQVGEHRYPAYRVNVDTVRESLEPFGADLEIHDLHHMVRPGHEGMILALGRRNSAIATP, from the coding sequence ATGATGGATCGCAACGCCGACGCGCCATGGTCGAAGTTCGATCCGGAAGTGTACGTCGACCTCAATTACCGCACCCCGCTCGAGGTCGATCTGCTGATCGTCGGCCTCATGCGCGACTATTTCAGCCGTTGTTTCGAGCGAGGCGTTCCGCCCTCGGTGCGCGGGGTCGACGTGGGCGCCGGGGCCAATCTCTATCCGGCCCTGTCGATGCTCCCCTGGTGCGAGAAGATCCTTCTCCTGGAATACGCGACTCCGAATGTCGAGTATCTGGAGAAGCAGGCATCCGGCGGCGGATACGACATGGCGTGGGACGCGTTCTGGGACGTCCTGCGCGAGGCTCCCGCCTACCGGGACGTCGAGCCGAGGAGCCGGTTCGGCGAGATCGTCCGGGTCGAGCGCGCCAACCTGCTGGACCTCGACGGACAGCGGCGCTGGGACATCGGGACCATGTTCTTCGTCGCGGACTCGATGTCCGAGTGCCCCGACGAGTTCCGGCGGGGAGTGCGCTGCTTCATGGACGTGCTGAACGAGGGGGCCCCGTTCGCCGCGGCGTTCATGAAGGAATCGCTCGGATATCAGGTGGGCGAACACAGATATCCCGCCTACCGGGTGAACGTGGACACGGTGCGCGAGAGCCTGGAGCCCTTCGGCGCCGACCTGGAAATCCACGATCTGCACCACATGGTGCGGCCGGGACACGAGGGAATGATTCTCGCCCTGGGGCGGCGGAATTCGGCGATTGCCACCCCGTAG
- a CDS encoding GNAT family N-acetyltransferase, translated as MTAEPLERALDHDERLTRPTPLSEPPPPLLRTARESDLPELQRLDEEVFREVAYPAFLLRQLYDLYAEHLLVLDDGDGRLRGYVLAATTAISRDSWILGLCVTEDRRRHGLGRELMEEVLKRLRRCGTARVRLTVEPANGAAILLYRSLGFCPEPPGDGLRPDYFGPGEDRLVMCLALSGGD; from the coding sequence ATGACCGCCGAACCGCTTGAGCGCGCCCTGGACCACGACGAGCGCCTCACCCGGCCGACACCTCTCTCGGAACCACCACCTCCGCTCCTGCGGACGGCACGGGAGTCCGACCTGCCCGAACTGCAACGCCTCGACGAGGAGGTCTTCCGGGAGGTCGCCTACCCCGCGTTCCTGCTGCGGCAGCTGTACGACCTGTACGCCGAGCATCTGCTGGTCCTCGACGACGGCGACGGCCGGCTGCGCGGCTACGTCCTGGCGGCCACCACGGCGATCAGCAGGGACAGCTGGATCCTCGGCCTGTGCGTGACCGAGGACCGGCGCCGGCACGGGCTGGGCCGGGAGCTGATGGAGGAGGTCCTGAAGCGGCTGCGCCGGTGCGGGACCGCACGGGTCCGGCTGACCGTGGAGCCCGCCAACGGCGCCGCGATCCTGCTCTACCGCTCCCTGGGCTTTTGCCCGGAACCGCCCGGCGACGGGCTGCGCCCGGACTACTTCGGTCCGGGCGAGGACCGCCTGGTGATGTGCCTCGCGCTGTCCGGCGGGGACTGA
- a CDS encoding TerB family tellurite resistance protein — MLPGRGPNGRAAAARLSRLLGIRTAWTTVGDGEFFCPGCGGDRNYQRLTGHRRFALLGVPVLPRGETGPVVECAACRHHFGTDVLDHPTTTRFSAMLRDAVHTVALAVLAAGGTCARASLETATVGVRAAGFDDCTEEQLAALVEALEADTGRFTGEPCTAGLAIELHEALDPLAPHLAAPGREAILLQGARIALADGPYTPAERDALATVGAALTICSDDVTRLLAAARTPS, encoded by the coding sequence GTGCTGCCAGGACGGGGACCCAACGGCCGTGCCGCTGCCGCCAGACTCTCGCGCCTGCTGGGCATCCGCACCGCGTGGACGACGGTGGGCGACGGGGAGTTCTTCTGCCCCGGCTGCGGCGGCGACCGCAACTACCAGCGGCTCACCGGACACCGCCGCTTCGCCCTGCTCGGCGTGCCGGTGCTGCCGCGCGGCGAGACCGGACCGGTCGTCGAATGCGCGGCCTGCCGCCACCACTTCGGCACCGACGTGCTGGACCACCCCACCACCACCCGCTTCTCCGCGATGCTCCGCGACGCCGTCCACACCGTCGCCCTCGCGGTGCTCGCGGCCGGCGGCACCTGTGCGCGCGCCTCCCTGGAGACGGCCACGGTCGGGGTGCGCGCCGCGGGCTTCGACGACTGCACGGAGGAGCAGCTGGCCGCGCTGGTCGAGGCGCTGGAGGCGGACACCGGCCGCTTCACCGGGGAGCCCTGCACGGCCGGCCTGGCGATCGAACTGCACGAGGCACTGGACCCGCTGGCCCCGCACCTCGCCGCCCCCGGCCGCGAGGCGATCCTCCTCCAGGGCGCCCGCATCGCCCTCGCCGACGGCCCCTACACCCCCGCCGAGCGCGATGCCCTGGCCACCGTGGGCGCGGCGCTCACCATCTGCTCGGACGACGTGACCCGTCTGCTGGCGGCGGCCCGGACGCCGTCCTGA